One Luteibacter aegosomaticola genomic window carries:
- the pilB gene encoding type IV-A pilus assembly ATPase PilB, whose amino-acid sequence MATQMHQPTLAGLTGMARRLVTEGVLGEADVRKAVQDAADKRTSLSAWLVDHHLVDSAKLSQVASAEFGMPLMDIGNMVPGNMPLDLVTEALITKHQALPLFKRGKRLFVGIADPMQSHALDEIKFHSNHMVEPVLVERGQLRRIIDSALSAANAGVPAFDDSALDELALDAGPDDGDGTTGIDANANDDAPIVKFVNKILVDAIKRGASDIHFEPFETVYRVRLRMDGILRIVASAPIKLGTRIASRLKVMSGLDIAERRVPQDGRIKLNLTKTRAIDFRVSTLPTLFGEKIVLRVLDGSSAKLGIDKLGYEEVQKNLYLDAIEKPYGMVLVTGPTGSGKTVSLYTALNILNTEGRNISTVEDPVEIRVEGINQVQQNVKRGMTFAAALRSFLRQDPDVIMVGEIRDLETAEIAVKAAQTGHMVLSTLHTNDAPQTIARLMNMGIAPYNIISSVTLIIAQRLARRLHDCKREIHLPPAALLAEGYTQEEIDAGITIYEAVGCDGCNEGYKGRVGLYQVMPMLEPIQKIVLEGGNAMQIAEVSRKAGINDLRASALLKVRNGVTSLAEINRVTKD is encoded by the coding sequence ATGGCGACACAAATGCACCAGCCTACGCTTGCGGGCCTGACTGGCATGGCCAGGCGCCTCGTCACGGAAGGCGTCCTTGGTGAGGCCGATGTCCGCAAGGCCGTCCAGGACGCCGCCGATAAGCGAACCTCGCTGTCCGCATGGCTGGTGGACCACCACCTGGTCGACAGCGCCAAGCTCTCCCAGGTGGCCTCGGCCGAGTTCGGCATGCCGCTTATGGATATCGGCAACATGGTCCCCGGCAACATGCCGCTGGACCTGGTCACCGAAGCCCTGATCACGAAGCACCAGGCCCTGCCCCTGTTCAAGCGCGGCAAGCGCCTGTTCGTGGGCATCGCCGACCCGATGCAGTCGCACGCGCTGGACGAGATCAAGTTCCACTCCAACCACATGGTGGAGCCGGTGCTGGTCGAACGTGGCCAGTTGCGCCGGATCATCGATAGCGCCCTGTCGGCCGCCAATGCCGGCGTCCCGGCCTTCGACGACTCCGCCCTCGACGAACTGGCGCTCGACGCCGGCCCGGATGACGGCGACGGCACCACCGGCATCGACGCCAATGCGAACGATGACGCTCCGATCGTCAAGTTCGTGAACAAGATCCTGGTGGATGCCATCAAGCGCGGCGCCTCGGATATCCACTTCGAGCCGTTTGAAACGGTTTACCGGGTCCGCCTGCGCATGGACGGCATCCTGCGAATCGTGGCCTCGGCCCCGATCAAACTGGGCACCCGTATCGCCTCGCGCCTGAAGGTCATGAGCGGCCTGGACATCGCCGAACGCCGTGTCCCGCAGGACGGCCGTATCAAGCTCAACCTCACCAAGACCCGCGCCATCGACTTCCGCGTCAGCACCCTGCCCACCCTGTTCGGTGAAAAGATCGTGCTCCGCGTGCTCGATGGCTCCTCGGCCAAGCTGGGCATCGACAAGCTCGGCTACGAGGAGGTCCAGAAGAACCTCTACCTCGACGCCATCGAGAAGCCGTACGGCATGGTGCTGGTCACCGGTCCCACCGGTTCGGGTAAGACGGTGTCGTTGTACACGGCGCTGAACATCCTCAACACCGAGGGCAGAAACATCTCCACGGTGGAAGACCCGGTCGAAATCCGCGTCGAAGGCATCAACCAGGTCCAGCAGAACGTGAAGCGCGGCATGACCTTCGCCGCCGCCCTGCGCTCCTTCCTGCGCCAGGATCCGGACGTGATCATGGTCGGCGAAATCCGCGACCTCGAGACCGCCGAAATCGCCGTGAAGGCCGCCCAGACCGGCCACATGGTGCTCTCCACCCTGCATACCAACGATGCGCCGCAAACCATTGCGCGCCTGATGAATATGGGCATCGCGCCCTACAACATCATTTCGTCGGTCACCCTGATCATCGCCCAGCGCCTGGCCCGCCGCCTGCACGACTGCAAGCGCGAGATCCACCTGCCCCCCGCGGCCCTGCTGGCCGAGGGGTACACCCAGGAGGAGATCGACGCCGGTATCACGATTTACGAGGCGGTAGGTTGCGATGGCTGCAACGAGGGCTACAAGGGGCGCGTCGGCCTCTACCAGGTCATGCCCATGCTGGAGCCGATCCAGAAG
- a CDS encoding glycosyltransferase family 2 protein, which translates to MSRISIILPAKNEAAALKDLLPRLTAAQPGAEIIVVDDGSTDDTRAVCAAAGVICLSSPYSMGNGAAIKRGARAASGEILVFMDGDGQHDPADISRLLARLDQGFDMVVGARDWESQAGMGRGVANTVYNWLASKMTGQVVADLTSGFRIARASRFREFLHLLPNGFSYPTTSTMAFFRSAYGVAYEPIKAAQRVGRSHIKPLKDGVRFLLIIFKIATLYSPLKLFFPASAAFFFLGCANYARTFFAEGRLTNGSALMWSAAVIVFLIGLVSEQITALTYRRDE; encoded by the coding sequence TTGAGTCGTATCAGCATTATCCTGCCCGCCAAGAACGAGGCGGCCGCCCTTAAAGACCTCCTGCCACGCCTGACCGCCGCCCAGCCGGGTGCCGAGATCATCGTGGTGGATGACGGTTCCACCGATGACACCCGGGCCGTTTGCGCGGCTGCCGGGGTGATTTGCCTTTCCTCGCCGTATTCCATGGGCAACGGGGCCGCGATCAAGCGCGGGGCCCGCGCAGCCAGTGGTGAGATCCTGGTGTTCATGGATGGGGATGGGCAGCATGATCCGGCGGATATTTCTCGCCTGCTTGCTCGCCTCGATCAAGGATTTGACATGGTCGTGGGTGCGCGCGACTGGGAAAGTCAGGCGGGGATGGGGCGCGGCGTGGCGAATACGGTCTACAACTGGCTGGCCAGCAAGATGACAGGGCAGGTGGTTGCCGATCTCACATCTGGATTCCGGATAGCGCGCGCGTCTCGGTTCCGAGAGTTTTTACATCTGCTTCCGAACGGGTTCTCCTATCCGACGACCAGCACGATGGCGTTCTTTCGCAGCGCTTATGGCGTGGCATACGAGCCGATCAAGGCGGCGCAAAGGGTTGGTAGGAGTCACATCAAGCCGTTGAAAGATGGTGTGCGATTCCTGCTGATCATCTTCAAGATCGCTACGCTCTATTCGCCCTTGAAGTTATTCTTCCCCGCGAGTGCAGCGTTTTTCTTCCTGGGCTGTGCGAACTACGCACGTACGTTCTTCGCTGAGGGGCGATTGACCAATGGAAGCGCCTTGATGTGGAGTGCAGCTGTCATTGTGTTCCTCATCGGGCTGGTTTCCGAGCAGATCACCGCACTCACTTATCGGCGCGATGAATGA
- a CDS encoding glycosyltransferase family 2 protein, whose translation MMSMPGRPNVTVCVVTYNHARYIADCLLSILSQDVDANVRIVVGDDSSTDGTTEIVAAIAAQWPGRIEHSVHQERLGAIGNLRFVVGQAGGDFVAHLDGDDFWLPGKLREQLMLLENHPESPACFTNAFVFDDTRHPVGVFTNAKSGTYDLAALLLRGNFLNHSSLVYRVAHRATVLELPTPFIDYRIHLGLALLGPLVYTDKAFVGYRCGSTGSMLATANDAVRERYYEALLSAIPDVASGVRVAACADMMRRIIFRATRSRNPALVRAWWARLCAAAQVGSLTMLRKTILNVCGESYRQFVQIMSIRLLRASPRVLYFR comes from the coding sequence ATGATGAGCATGCCCGGCCGACCGAACGTCACCGTTTGCGTCGTCACCTATAACCATGCGCGCTATATTGCGGATTGCTTGTTAAGTATTCTCTCGCAAGATGTAGACGCAAACGTACGCATCGTGGTGGGGGACGACAGCTCGACGGACGGCACGACCGAGATCGTCGCGGCGATCGCAGCTCAATGGCCGGGGCGGATTGAACATAGTGTGCATCAGGAGCGCCTGGGCGCGATTGGTAACCTGCGTTTCGTGGTTGGCCAGGCCGGGGGCGATTTCGTTGCTCATCTGGATGGCGATGACTTCTGGTTGCCGGGCAAATTGCGCGAACAGCTGATGCTGCTCGAAAATCACCCCGAAAGCCCGGCGTGTTTCACCAACGCCTTCGTGTTCGATGACACCCGGCACCCGGTAGGCGTCTTCACAAATGCAAAATCTGGCACATACGATTTAGCGGCGCTGCTGCTCCGTGGTAACTTTCTAAACCATAGCTCGCTTGTGTATCGTGTGGCGCATCGGGCTACTGTGCTCGAGCTTCCTACCCCGTTTATTGACTATCGGATTCACCTTGGTCTCGCGCTTCTCGGGCCGCTGGTCTACACGGATAAGGCCTTCGTCGGATATCGGTGTGGATCAACGGGTTCCATGCTCGCTACAGCTAACGATGCCGTGCGGGAGCGCTACTACGAAGCATTGCTTTCGGCAATTCCGGATGTGGCGTCAGGTGTGCGTGTGGCTGCTTGTGCCGATATGATGCGACGGATAATTTTCCGCGCAACGCGTTCGCGCAATCCGGCCTTGGTGCGCGCTTGGTGGGCCAGGTTGTGTGCGGCTGCGCAGGTCGGTTCGCTGACCATGCTACGGAAAACCATCCTGAATGTGTGCGGTGAAAGCTATCGCCAATTCGTTCAGATTATGTCGATCAGACTTCTTCGCGCGTCGCCGCGCGTTCTCTATTTTCGATAG
- a CDS encoding class I SAM-dependent methyltransferase, translating into MTGSDLDHFECPRCGASDRMRHLFLYLETIGFPERFRGARILHFAPERPLVRCITAHEPGRYVRADIAPASSEIEAVDMTAMTFPDASFDVVIANHVLEHVDDLPAAMREVARVLAPGGVAILQTPFSASLTQRFEDDGIRTDEARLVMYGQEDHVRLFGADIAEDLARLSGMNSRVLRHDEALPGVDPWRVGVNRDEPFFLFEKVS; encoded by the coding sequence ATGACGGGAAGTGATCTCGATCATTTCGAATGCCCACGCTGTGGGGCATCTGATCGAATGCGACATCTTTTCCTGTATCTGGAAACCATAGGGTTCCCGGAGCGTTTTCGCGGCGCGCGCATACTCCACTTTGCCCCCGAGCGCCCGCTCGTTCGATGCATTACCGCTCACGAGCCTGGGCGTTACGTGCGTGCCGACATTGCGCCCGCTTCATCCGAGATTGAAGCGGTGGACATGACAGCAATGACTTTTCCTGACGCCAGCTTCGACGTCGTAATCGCAAATCACGTCCTCGAGCATGTCGACGACTTGCCTGCAGCAATGCGGGAGGTGGCGCGTGTGCTCGCGCCTGGTGGCGTCGCGATTCTGCAAACTCCGTTCAGTGCAAGCCTTACGCAGCGTTTCGAGGATGACGGGATTCGTACTGACGAAGCCCGCCTCGTCATGTACGGCCAGGAGGACCATGTGCGCCTATTTGGTGCTGATATTGCCGAGGACCTTGCCAGACTCTCAGGCATGAACTCACGAGTTCTGCGCCATGATGAGGCATTGCCCGGCGTCGACCCATGGCGCGTGGGGGTAAATCGCGATGAGCCGTTCTTTCTGTTCGAAAAGGTCAGTTAA
- a CDS encoding glycosyltransferase family 2 protein has protein sequence MTPPAIMCSVCIANYNGEHLLDACLESIFSQDTDGTVEIIVHDDASTDASLAVLARYPSVIVIRSLSNVGFCESNNRMVAASHGRYVLLLNNDAALMPGALAALEVAANTSDGQILTLPQFDWETNSLVDMGCLLDPFMNPVPVTRNAGEVAMVIGACLWIPRKVWDEIGGFPRWIESIAEDMYLCCAARYLGYVVRCIDSTGYRHMQGKSFGGNRASDAGLVTTYRRRALSERNKTALLLIFTPSAWLPPVLALHVATLLFESAILSIARASFRPLREIYWPALRSTWRRRELLLKEREQIQRRRIIGTRSYYRVFTWLPRKVMMLAKHGMPSIN, from the coding sequence GTGACGCCTCCTGCAATCATGTGCAGTGTGTGCATTGCCAATTACAACGGCGAGCATCTGCTCGACGCCTGTCTCGAATCCATCTTTTCGCAGGATACTGATGGGACCGTTGAGATCATCGTTCACGACGATGCGTCCACGGATGCATCGCTAGCCGTCCTGGCGCGCTATCCATCCGTAATAGTGATAAGAAGTCTTTCTAACGTGGGTTTCTGTGAGTCAAACAACCGCATGGTCGCGGCAAGTCACGGACGTTATGTGCTACTGCTCAATAACGATGCTGCGCTGATGCCCGGCGCCCTTGCCGCCCTGGAAGTCGCCGCAAACACATCCGACGGGCAAATCCTCACGCTCCCACAGTTCGATTGGGAAACCAACTCGCTCGTTGATATGGGCTGCCTGCTGGACCCATTCATGAACCCTGTTCCCGTCACACGGAATGCGGGTGAAGTCGCCATGGTGATCGGTGCATGCCTTTGGATTCCCCGAAAGGTCTGGGATGAGATCGGCGGATTCCCGCGCTGGATCGAATCCATTGCCGAAGACATGTATCTATGCTGTGCCGCGAGATACCTCGGGTATGTAGTTCGCTGCATCGACTCGACTGGCTACCGACACATGCAGGGGAAGAGCTTTGGCGGCAATCGCGCCAGTGACGCTGGGCTGGTTACCACCTACCGCCGACGAGCTCTTAGTGAACGCAATAAGACGGCCCTCCTTCTTATCTTCACCCCGTCGGCATGGCTGCCCCCCGTACTAGCATTGCATGTGGCTACCTTACTTTTCGAAAGCGCAATCTTGAGCATTGCACGCGCGAGCTTTAGACCGCTACGTGAAATCTATTGGCCCGCACTACGTTCAACCTGGCGGCGAAGGGAGTTATTGTTGAAAGAGCGCGAGCAAATTCAACGCCGCCGCATCATTGGTACCCGATCTTACTATCGCGTATTCACCTGGCTTCCACGAAAAGTGATGATGCTCGCCAAACACGGCATGCCGTCGATTAACTGA